The following coding sequences are from one Rutidosis leptorrhynchoides isolate AG116_Rl617_1_P2 chromosome 11, CSIRO_AGI_Rlap_v1, whole genome shotgun sequence window:
- the LOC139877497 gene encoding S-linalool synthase, with protein MEPSLASIHNLVTKLKVEMFSKTKGNSFVSPSAYDTAWLAMIPHPMKHNTPLFMGCLDWILDNQNDRGYWGQSHNADNKLPTIDAITCTLTCMIVLRKWGVGAQNVEKGLKFIDANMEDMLRDQHRHCFPRRFTIVFPAIIDLAESLGLELKFSGHIKSLISEISYKRQQVLSKEDIVDKLQYPPLLAYLETFQSTKYNVDEKTIMKHLSEDGSLFQSPSATAQAYLSTGNQKCLEYMMSLVQMCPNGVPQKYPMDEELMELSMVDQVKKLGLSEYFTQEIDNILRKAHRSYMNKETVHDNMNFIAEKLYKDALAFRLFRMQGYKVSPSIFCWFLYENEILNHLKNNCGQFTSLLYNVYKATDLIFSGETEVDEARSFSKKLLQKISTMKNVADDNVVILPNIFKVIDEELRIPWIARLDHLDHRMWIEQNKEGPLWVGKACFYTLSCVHNVGLMQLAVENYAFRQSIYQNELKEIKRWSKESGLTEMGFGREKTTYCYFAVAASTCLPDDSVIRKLVAKSAILITVADDFFDMEGSLEELHILNEAVHRWDGKGLIGSSKIIFDVLDDLVRNTTMTMIHHGNVDLTQDFRDIWREIFNAWLTETIWGKSGYKPSLNEYLETGMISIATHVLVLTSSCFLDPSLPRNKVKPQKYENITQSLMATTRLLNDIQSYQKEQEEGTMNLVLLHYNENPETSMNDSISEVQKFLELKRKELLEEVFTDTNCDNFTKQWKYLHLSCFKVFQMLFNSGNLYDTKSELVSDIEKAIFIPPGTEFPKYTKPLKTLRTLPEKGKPISARYGQPIFRRYGLQGHMNIGCHQVFKKSMRNVSSKVYITSPMFSLRFI; from the exons atgGAGCCTTCATTGGCCTCTATCCATAATTTGGTCACTAAGTTAAAGGTAGAAATGTTTTCAAAAACAAAAGGTAACTCATTTGTTTCACCATCTGCTTATGATACTGCATGGTTAGCCATGATTCCTCACCCAATGAAACACAACACTCCATTGTTTATGGGTTGTCTCGATTGGATACTCGATAACCAAAATGATCGAGGGTACTGGGGACAATCGCATAATGCCGATAACAAGCTTCCAACAATTGATGCTATCACTTGTACATTAACTTGCATGATTGTGCTTCGAAAATGGGGAGTTGGCGCTCAAAATGTCGAAAAAG GTCTAAAATTTATTGATGCGAAtatggaggacatgctgcgtgatCAACATCGTCATTGTTTTCCTCGACGTTTCACCATAGTTTTTCCGGCAATCATTGATCTTGCGGAGTCATTGGGTTTAGAGCTTAAGTTTAGTGGTCACATAAAGTCACTTATTTCCGAGATATCCTATAAAAGGCAACAAGTTCTTAGCAA GGAAGACATTGTTGATAAATTGCAGTATCCTCCATTGTTGGCTTACTTAGAGACATTTCAATCAACAAAATACAATGTCGACGAAAAAACCATAATGAAGCATTTGAGTGAAGATGGCTCACTTTTTCAATCACCATCAGCTACTGCACAGGCATACCTTTCAACTGGAAACCAAAAGTGCCTCGAGTATATGATGTCACTTGTTCAAATGTGTCCCAATGGAG TTCCACAAAAGTACCCGATGGATGAAGAACTAATGGAACTAAGCATGGTTGATCAAGTGAAGAAACTAGGCTTATCTGAGTACTTCACACAGGAAATTGACAACATCCTTAGAAAAGCTCACAG GAGCTACATGAACAAAGAGACGGTGCACGATAACATGAACTTCATAGCAGAAAAGCTATACAAGGACGCTTTAGCATTTCGACTATTTCGAATGCAAGGATATAAAGTATCTCCAA GTATCTTTTGTTGGTTCTTATATGAAAATGAAATTTTAAATCATTTGAAGAACAACTGTGGACAGTTCACAAGTTTATTATATAATGTCTATAAAGCCACTGATCTGATCTTCTCTGGAGAAACTGAAGTAGATGAGGCGCGATCCTTTTCGAAGAAATTGCTTCAAAAAATCTCAACCATGAAAAACGTAGCCGATGATAATGTGGTTATACTCCCCAATATATTCAAAGTG ATTGATGAAGAGCTACGTATACCATGGATTGCAAGACTCGATCATCTTGATCATAGGATGTGGATCGAGCAAAACAAGGAAGGGCCACTATGGGTTGGAAAGGCGTGTTTTTATACGTTATCATGTGTTCATAACGTTGGGCTGATGCAACTTGCTGTTGAAAACTATGCGTTTAGACAATCAATTTACCAAAATGAACTCAAGGAAATTAAGAG GTGGTCCAAGGAGTCGGGACTTACTGAAATGGGATTTGGTCGTGAAAAAACTACGTATTGCTATTTTGCAGTTGCAGCAAGTACTTGTTTGCCTGATGATTCTGTTATACGAAAGCTTGTTGCGAAAAGTGCAATATTGATTACAGTTGCAGACGATTTTTTTGACATGGAAGGATCTCTTGAAGAGTTGCATATACTCAATGAAGCTGTTCACCG ATGGGACGGTAAAGGCTTAATAGGATCAAGCAAGATAATTTTCGATGTTCTAGACGATCTTGTAAGGAATACTACTATGACAATGATCCATCACGGAAATGTCGATTTAACACAAGATTTCAGAGACATA TGGCGAGAAATATTCAACGCGTGGTTAACCGAAACTATATGGGGAAAGAGCGGTTACAAGCCTTCTTTGAATGAATACTTAGAGACTGGGATGATCTCCATTGCTACACATGTATTGGTCCTAACTTCTTCATGTTTCTTGGATCCAAGCTTACCTAGAAACAAAGTCAAACCGCAAAAATATGAGAACATTACACAATCACTTATGGCGACTACTCGCTTGTTGAATGACATTCAAAGCTACCAG AAGGAACAAGAAGAGGGGACAATGAACCTTGTATTGCTTCATTACAATGAAAATCCCGAAACAAGCATGAACGATTCCATTTCAGAAGTTCAAAAGTTTCTCGAGTTGAAAAGAAAAGAGTTGCTTGAAGAAGTTTTTACCGACACTAATTGTGATAATTTTACTAAGCAATGGAAGTATCTTCATTTGTCCTgtttcaaggtgtttcaaatgcTCTTTAACTCTGGCAACTTATATGATACAAAATCTGAACTAGTATCAGATATAGAGAAAGCTATTTTCATTCCTCCGGGAACTGAATTTCCTAAATACACGAAGCCGTTGAAAACTTTGCGTACGTTGCCGGAAAAGGGAAAGCCGATTAGTGCTCGATATGGTCAACCCATTTTTCGACGTTATGGTCTACAGGGTCATATGAACATTGGGTGTCATCAGGTTTTTAAGAAGTCAATGAGAAATGTCAGCTCTAAAGTGTATATTACTTCTCCGATGTTTAGCTTAAGATTCATTTAG